The sequence tgaatattgtgggtaagaaatcttatattaagataacatcCTTATTATTCTGGCACGATAAatcgggtcatatttctaaagaaagaattgatcgattacttctagctaaaattctttctcctgttgatgtttctggttatgatacttgtgctgattgtactggtgaaaaattgactaaaataagaaagcAGACTGCTATCTATAGTCACTCTTTATAAGAGATTATCCACACTGACATTAGTGGAcgttattccaccacgttgtgcaaAAACAAgtatttatcacttttatcaatgatttttctcgttatggattcacctatttaattaaagaaaaatctgacgcccttgataaattcaaaattttttgaaatgagaagagtcatcaaagttgttcattctgatcgtggaggagaatattatggtcgttatacagaatctaAACAACACATGAGGCCTTTTGCTGAATATTTTCCAGAAAATTGTGTAGTTTCTCAATACAATATGTCAAGTTCACTGAgaaaaatggcgttgctgaaaggagaaatcgcactctcatggatatggtgagaaacatgatgagtagaacaaatcttccaaaATTTTTATAGGGTGacgcacttatgactgcaacttatattttaaatcatgttcccagtaaatctgttcccagaccccttttgagttgtggactgggcggaagcctagtctgaatcatcttcgtgtatggggttgtccagctgaagtaaagatttatgatcctaatttgaaaaagttagatccgagaacaaatcgttgttatttcattggttatccaatgcgctcaaaaggatatcgcttttactgtcctactcgtggtacgcgaattgttgaatctcagactgctaaatttctggaatttgatgttgctgaaaatattacttcaccatctcttgaaatgggggagtcatctaaaggaaatTTTATTCCTGTctctttttcaagagatgataataatagcagtcttattcttactctagttgataacactcccattgttgatgaatatattgctctaCTATCCAAGATGACGAGGGTCCTACTATTGATGAGGAACCTATTATTGAAgaaggttttgttgttgatgagggtcttgttatcagagaaatctaattgtggaatatgtcattcaaaatgatggtcaataaatagaggttattccagaagtacctcctatatggagatctcaaagacaaaagatgtcaataaggtgtgatgataaatttatttaccttggagaaggtgaatgtgatcttggtcattttgtggaacctcttacttttagtgaagcacttaatagtccacaatcttcaaaatggttagcagctacggatgatgagatcgactccatgaagaaaaatggtgtatgggagctagtgttattacctgatggtttcaaaccaataggttgcaaatagattttttaagaactaaaagggataaaaagggacagattgaaaggtttaaagcgcgtttagtggctaaaggctttactcaaagagaaggtattgattacactgaaactttctcacttgtttctactaaagattcattcagaattattatggccttagttgcgcattttgatttagagttgcatcaaatggatgttaaaactattgttctgaatggagaattgagtgagcaaATTTTTTATGTCTCAATCTGAAGGGTTCgaggaaaatggaaatgacaatttgttttgcaaattgaaatgatccatttatggtctcaaacaggcatctcaccagtggtacttgaagtttgataaggttgtgtcactgttgggtttcatcgagaacaagtttgactagtgtatttatatgaagatcagtgggagtcatcatattttttcttgttctttatgtagatgatattttacttgccagcagtgatttgtcattactaaatgagaccaaaagttttctatctaccaattttgatatgaaagatcttggagaggcatcctatgttttggagattgagatttatcatgataagaattgaaaatttcttggcttacctcaagaagcttacaataatcgtgtgctcaaaaggttcaacatggatttgtgtaaagctggtttcgttcctattttgaaagggacaaatttactaagcaacattgtcttaagaacgacttaaaaagagaagcaatgaagaatatcccatatgcaagtgcagtagggagtttgatgtatgcttaggtttgcactagacctgatattgctttcatggtcgatgttcttaggagatatttatctgatcctggccatgatcattgggttgcagctaataaagttttgagatatttgcatagaacgaagagttttatgcttgtgtataagcatgtcaacaatctttaagttgttggttattcagattcagattttggtggttatgtagatgatttaaagtcaacttctggctatattttcacttttgttggtgctgctatttcttgaaaaagtgttaaatagactttaatcgtatcatctactatgtatgttaaatttgttgcatgttatggggcatctttgtaagctttatggttaaagaatttgattttagagatacggctagttgattctatttcctctcctatactaatctattgtgataatagtattgttgttttcttttcaaagaataatgagattagtagtgcttctaaatataaggaaataaagtatctcactattaaagacttggttaagaaaggagacattgtgatagaatattgaaagaccaagttgatgtttgcagatcctctaaccaaaggattaagtgccatattgtttgataaacatgtttttgatataggcattttataatcttttgctcctttgggttagtgggagtttcttgctttatcttttgagattacatttatatgtaatttacttgttgatgttatgaactactttgtgggccaatattttttgattattggatgtttatgctttcagttaggctttgttatattctcgagaataattgaattgaaagcatgtagttcatatcttgttgtgatcattgtattttaagtatatttactaaataacaatgatatgttgttggcttaattctttaagcatatttagtgacactaacttattttaagtggtgtatgatgaatttcactggcttatttattaagcatcacggtatcagtgaaattgaggactgataaggatattatgttattttatattgatcacatgttgaacataattccttaccacactactagacttattgaccatgtcgatttaatactttggtatttgtgattatgaatgtcttttgttgagttaaaaacaatatgattgtcatagttcattatcaaaggttaaattggaccggtatgttgagatgctatcagagaactatcattttttaaagtggccacaaatgtttttctgttgttcaacccatgagtcgttttcaaacaaaattattttgatatataatatatatgtattaaaatcaatgtagcccaagtgggagaatgttagacttttatttgggcttacattaaattttattggttttattaaaacttgggttgattggatagttctttgctgtgttagcccatgttgttggtgatcaattgttaatgggcttagcatctgtgtgtaaagtctaagtgaagcagaagtgtgggcttttctagttgactgaagcctttgatgagcaggcccagcccaactagggttttgtagctaagtcccctccctaactctataaatacatattgtctcatcacaattgtataccttttgataatcagagaaaataaactgcttctgatttagagatctagggaggaagacttagttgatagtattgcactatcgaattggagtaactgctgtggatcaatcagagataattgctatggatcaatcaggtacacatactcaattatcatatactactattgtgttctatgttatatacaaattgatcttggggtttatattaatttatataacaaaTGGGTCATGTAAATCCCACCTGACCCATTAATCGACTCCATCAATTTCTGGTTCACTTCATTCACCATTCCCATCTTTGTCTTTGTTCTTGGGCTACTAATATCATTACTGTTAGTTATCTCACCCAATACTCCATTACTACTTTTATTCATTACTGCTGAAGGCGATATTCTGAAACACACGTTGGCAAAATTCCTTGGAACCACAACCTCAAATCTGTTGTCAGCTTCCACAAAACCTTGGAACACCTTGGCCATCTTCACATGGCTTCGTAGGAACCCACGTAGTTTCTCGACTCCATAGCTTCGGAGCACAAGCCACAATTTGAGAGAACGGAATCGTCTGCTTAGAGCGAGTTGCCAGTCTTTATAGTCAACCACTTGCTTTGATTCGGTGGCCTTGTTCTTCAAATATTCAGGATCAGTAGACAATGATTGTGTCAACGCTGCGGGGTCTTTCACCCAAAGGCAGCAACAATCTAAGGtggtgaagaaccatttgtgagCGTTAAAGCTAAAGGAGTCAGCTCCTTCCACTCCGTCGATGAAGTGTCGAAATTCTGGGCAAATGCAAATGCTCCCAGCATAGGCCGCATCCACGTGGACCCACATTCCGTAATCCTTTGCCACGTCACATAGAGGTCCGAGTGGGTCAACAGCAGTTGTGGACGTTGTCCCGACAGTTGCCAGTAGAAATATGGGAACGAGTCCAGCCTCAACATCAGTAGTTATAGTGTTTCGCAAAGCTTTGGGACACATGGAAAATGAAGACGATAAAGTTGTGGGGATGACTCGAAAATTATCGGGGTTAATCCCCGCTATCTGGGCAGCTTTCTTGAAAGCGCAATGGGTTTGGTCGGAACAATAAACGACGAGCTTTCCAATATTGTCGTTTCCAATGATTCTGAGAGTTCGATCTCGGGCAGCAACGAGAGTACATAAGATCGCCTCGCATGTGGTTCCTTGTAGGACACCGCCTCCGTTTCCAGAGAAAAGAAATGACTTAGGGAGTCTGAGCATTTGACCAAGCCAATCCATGACTATGCTCTCCAACTCAGTAGCGGCTGGAGAAGACATCCAGTTGAATCCAACAACATTAAAGCCAGTGGCTAGCATTTCTCCAAGGAAGCCTGCAATGCTTCCGCTGGAAGGGAAGTATGCAAAGTAGTTGGGACTCTGCCAGTGAGTTATTCCTGGAACGATGTGGTCCTGGACATCACCTAGAATCGTCTCAATAGATTCTGGATTCATAGGTGCTGATGTTGGGAGCCGCTTTTTGAGGTAACCCGGTTCAACTTGGCTAAGAACGGGATACTTCTCGATGTTTTTGTAGTAATCGGCGATGAAATCAATCACCATGTGGCCTTGGCGCCGAAACTCCTCAGGGTCCAACGGGTTATCATTGCTTGCGCCACCGCCGGCTACGTTTGAAAGAATGTTATTCTGGGGAAGATCAAAGTCGATGAGCCTACCCATTTGAATGAAGATATAAAAATGGAATATTAATTAGTTGTATGTaggtgtgtgagagagagaaatGAATCTTTGATTTGCTAGTTGTGGTAGCTCTACTCTCTTTCTTTGTGTGGATGGAAGAAATGGTTTGTGATGTTAGTATATTTATATGCAGGCTATTATACTGATAGTATGTGGGATGAAGTTTCGGTCTTTTTTCGAGGCTAGAGAGAGTTGGTGATGTAGTAGAGTGGAGGTTTGACCGAGTGAGTGAGTGTTGAAACTTTCCActcatttttatactttaacACCGTTTTGTGTGCCTATTACATTACcagaattttatataaattataaggtTGTTGAGTCAAATGACCTTAGAAAAAGTTGTAGTCAGTATGGTTTTTATATTACATGTTACAGAATATATAGTATTACAAGTGGAGTTACATTGTTGTTTATGTTTAGTTATAATCTTATTAGCACTAGTCTATATAATATAAACGCATGTGCTGATATAGAATATTATTTAAGTGTTTCCAGTAATCATTTACACGAGATACAAAGCATCTGAAGGATAAACAAGAAAACCACAAACTATAGTAACTAGCTCTATGTgagaaatttcaaaaaaaaaaaagaaaaaaaaaaaagctctaTGTGAGAAAAGCTGCATATTTTATTGggttttttttacataaatagttattttttttgtgattatttttacatttttactcttATATTGGTAAAGATTTACTTACTATTTTCTGCGTGTTTGAGAAACCTGATATGAAGGTCAGACAGGCTCGTTAATCATAAACCTAATATTTAAGATAGTGAGACAAATTTATTGAGCCTTGGAAAATACAAATGGGTAAGCCTACAAGGCCATACGATAGTTCACCCCGCATTCGGGTTTGAATTCGACCACCAAATAAGTAAAGCGAAGTAGATATTGGAACCAATTAGAAAGACGGTTACCACTCTCGCAATTAGGAGAGCAACTAACTTGAGCGAGTCAAATGGGTGACGTGAATAGTGGGCAACGGTATTGAAATATCATGAAGGAAACCATATAGCAGAAGCATGGTATCGAACATTCCACACTCACATTGATCACTTGCTTTCACTCAAGTAGACAATCATCTGTTCTAAATCTTGCTCTTAAGTTCCACCATCATACTTGAACCTCTCGTCTGCCCATCCGCTCATCCACTCATCCGTCTGACTACCatttatatttcatttattttccttTATTACTATTTTCTATTACAATCGTATTGACTAGAGCGTCGGAGTCCCTTTAGTTGACACCCCATCGGTGCCCCCAATTGAACTTTTGCTT is a genomic window of Cannabis sativa cultivar Pink pepper isolate KNU-18-1 chromosome 9, ASM2916894v1, whole genome shotgun sequence containing:
- the LOC115721880 gene encoding tyrosine decarboxylase 1, with the translated sequence MGRLIDFDLPQNNILSNVAGGGASNDNPLDPEEFRRQGHMVIDFIADYYKNIEKYPVLSQVEPGYLKKRLPTSAPMNPESIETILGDVQDHIVPGITHWQSPNYFAYFPSSGSIAGFLGEMLATGFNVVGFNWMSSPAATELESIVMDWLGQMLRLPKSFLFSGNGGGVLQGTTCEAILCTLVAARDRTLRIIGNDNIGKLVVYCSDQTHCAFKKAAQIAGINPDNFRVIPTTLSSSFSMCPKALRNTITTDVEAGLVPIFLLATVGTTSTTAVDPLGPLCDVAKDYGMWVHVDAAYAGSICICPEFRHFIDGVEGADSFSFNAHKWFFTTLDCCCLWVKDPAALTQSLSTDPEYLKNKATESKQVVDYKDWQLALSRRFRSLKLWLVLRSYGVEKLRGFLRSHVKMAKVFQGFVEADNRFEVVVPRNFANVCFRISPSAVMNKSSNGVLGEITNSNDISSPRTKTKMGMVNEVNQKLMESINGSGGIYMTHLLYKLI